A genomic segment from Bryobacteraceae bacterium encodes:
- a CDS encoding flagellar biosynthetic protein FliQ, with amino-acid sequence MTTEAILRILREGVVLMLILSAAPVLISALFGLVVAILQATTQIQDQSLVFVPKILAVSATLAILGPWMLQQLVRFTAALLEGIALIR; translated from the coding sequence ATGACCACGGAAGCGATCCTTCGAATCCTGCGCGAGGGCGTTGTGCTGATGCTGATACTATCGGCGGCGCCGGTGCTGATCTCGGCTTTGTTCGGGCTGGTGGTGGCCATCCTCCAGGCCACGACACAGATTCAGGATCAGAGCCTGGTGTTCGTGCCGAAGATCCTGGCCGTATCGGCGACGCTGGCGATACTGGGTCCGTGGATGCTGCAGCAACTGGTTCGCTTCACGGCGGCGCTGCTCGAAGGCATTGCGTTGATCCGGTGA
- a CDS encoding flagellar biosynthetic protein FliR yields MDLVATAQSILAGVGIRANLNEFLVLYSLCLARLAGVVTLAPFFGGPSAPGQVKLGLAAILAAVLYPTITPANGLPGPMSPLLFVALLVKEGLLGAVIGLLSQILFYAVQLAGTLVDSGRGANQMNFLAPQLAGPTSSLGQLQFQAALVLFLTLDGHLLFLRGVHASFSAVPVLALPRAQAGMVPVMEEVVRLSGDAIAMALMLSAPVLIALFLIDASFGVLGRTVSQIQLHSESQPIKAMAGLAVLLLVSGLMFDRFQEFMAATLARVLALVRALG; encoded by the coding sequence ATGGATCTGGTAGCAACGGCACAGAGCATCCTGGCGGGCGTGGGCATCCGCGCCAACCTCAACGAGTTTCTTGTTCTGTATTCGCTATGCCTGGCGCGGCTGGCGGGCGTGGTGACGCTGGCGCCCTTTTTCGGCGGACCGAGCGCGCCGGGACAGGTGAAGCTGGGGCTGGCCGCCATCCTGGCGGCGGTGCTGTATCCGACGATTACTCCGGCAAACGGGCTGCCGGGACCGATGAGTCCACTGCTCTTCGTGGCGCTTTTGGTGAAGGAAGGGCTGCTTGGAGCCGTGATCGGGCTGCTCTCGCAGATTCTGTTCTACGCCGTGCAGCTGGCGGGAACGCTGGTCGACAGTGGGCGGGGCGCCAACCAGATGAACTTCCTCGCGCCGCAGCTGGCGGGGCCCACCTCGTCACTCGGGCAACTCCAGTTTCAGGCCGCGCTTGTGTTGTTCCTCACACTCGATGGTCACCTGTTGTTTCTACGCGGTGTGCACGCGAGTTTCTCCGCAGTGCCCGTACTTGCCCTGCCCCGGGCGCAGGCGGGGATGGTTCCCGTGATGGAGGAGGTGGTGCGCCTAAGCGGCGATGCGATCGCGATGGCGCTGATGCTCTCGGCGCCCGTACTCATCGCGCTGTTTCTGATCGACGCGAGTTTCGGGGTGTTGGGGCGAACGGTCTCGCAGATTCAACTCCACAGCGAGAGCCAGCCAATCAAGGCGATGGCCGGGCTGGCGGTGCTGCTACTGGTGTCCGGCTTGATGTTCGACCGTTTTCAGGAATTCATGGCGGCGACGCTCGCGCGAGTGCTGGCGCTCGTCCGTGCGCTAGGGTGA
- a CDS encoding protein kinase, with the protein MSTLLSGRYELRDEIGRGGLGVVYAGWDRVIGREVAVKVIPLGFRDDPGRENRRQWVLREAQAAGGLSHPNIVTVHDAGEEGEDAYIVMELVRGRSAAAEIEAQKRLQPRMAARIARECAAALDYAHAKGVFHRDIKPANILLQPDGSAKLVDFGLARMTEATKLTQTGVLIGTPQYMSPEQLQGLKVEGPSDQFSLAVSVYEMLTGAVPFEGEGLVFQILNAQPPPVTRTIVTLPKSVDGAIAKAMAKEPRGRYGSCGDFAESLEHAVGAGQGPSRSRGWIPLSVAGAAVAAGLGAWIIFTPRPATQRETPAIAPTKAFVPEPPKTEEVNQTPVQRPEPVKRTTMAAPPRETPAPAQPQPAVERKAPPAAGSGTIIWSGTLAPGEEVAVDGTRCSAGMVTRALPGEPVEVRVTPATVQLTEAPSAAGQWRQWRVKNTGTRELDGFIITYTPAGRP; encoded by the coding sequence GTGAGCACGCTGCTTTCGGGACGGTACGAACTGCGCGACGAAATCGGCCGTGGCGGACTCGGCGTGGTGTACGCGGGATGGGATCGAGTGATCGGGCGGGAGGTGGCGGTAAAGGTGATCCCGCTTGGATTTCGCGACGATCCGGGTCGCGAAAACCGGCGCCAATGGGTCCTGCGAGAGGCTCAGGCGGCCGGCGGGCTGTCGCATCCGAACATCGTGACTGTCCACGATGCGGGCGAGGAGGGTGAGGACGCCTACATTGTGATGGAACTGGTGCGGGGGCGAAGCGCGGCGGCGGAAATCGAGGCGCAGAAGCGGCTCCAGCCGCGCATGGCGGCCCGCATCGCGCGCGAGTGCGCGGCGGCACTCGACTACGCGCATGCGAAGGGTGTCTTCCATCGCGACATCAAGCCGGCGAATATTCTGCTGCAGCCGGACGGATCGGCGAAGCTGGTGGATTTCGGCTTGGCGCGGATGACCGAGGCGACGAAGCTGACACAGACGGGCGTGTTGATCGGGACGCCGCAGTACATGTCGCCGGAACAGTTGCAGGGGTTGAAGGTGGAGGGGCCATCGGACCAGTTTTCGCTGGCCGTCTCTGTCTACGAGATGCTCACCGGTGCTGTGCCGTTTGAGGGCGAGGGACTCGTTTTTCAGATTCTCAACGCGCAACCGCCGCCGGTGACCCGCACAATAGTGACGCTGCCGAAGTCCGTGGATGGAGCGATTGCCAAGGCGATGGCGAAGGAGCCTCGCGGACGATACGGCTCGTGTGGCGACTTTGCGGAGAGCCTGGAGCACGCGGTCGGCGCGGGGCAGGGCCCCTCTCGAAGCCGCGGTTGGATCCCGTTGAGTGTAGCCGGCGCGGCGGTGGCCGCGGGCCTGGGCGCGTGGATCATTTTCACACCAAGACCAGCGACCCAGCGCGAAACGCCGGCCATCGCCCCCACGAAGGCGTTCGTACCCGAGCCGCCGAAGACCGAGGAGGTGAACCAGACTCCGGTGCAGCGGCCCGAGCCCGTGAAACGCACGACGATGGCCGCGCCCCCACGCGAAACTCCCGCTCCCGCGCAACCGCAGCCAGCGGTGGAGCGGAAGGCGCCGCCCGCAGCAGGGTCCGGAACAATCATTTGGAGTGGGACGCTTGCGCCCGGAGAAGAAGTGGCGGTGGATGGAACCCGGTGTTCCGCCGGGATGGTGACACGCGCGCTTCCCGGTGAGCCGGTGGAGGTTCGCGTGACTCCGGCGACCGTTCAGTTGACCGAGGCGCCGTCGGCGGCGGGGCAGTGGCGCCAGTGGCGAGTGAAGAACACGGGTACGCGCGAACTGGACGGCTTCATTATCACCTACACGCCGGCGGGCCGACCGTAG
- a CDS encoding phosphoribosyltransferase family protein: MVTRFHDRKHAGEMLAAGLMPYRAAPDCAVIALPRGGVVVGAEIARALDLPLETLIVRKLGVPWQPELAMGAIAEGGFEVLDRELIRRLGISPAEVAEVREMEQRELERRQTAYRGGREFLDCPSTAILTDDGIATGSTMEVAIEALRERGAERIVLAVPVSAPDTLSRLRQRVEEVTCLLEPAPFIAIGSWYADFAPVSDSTVHRHLAAGHKIAAE, from the coding sequence ATGGTCACCCGCTTTCACGATCGCAAACACGCTGGCGAGATGCTTGCCGCCGGCCTCATGCCATACCGGGCGGCACCAGACTGCGCGGTGATCGCCTTGCCGCGGGGCGGAGTTGTTGTTGGAGCCGAGATCGCCCGGGCGCTCGACTTGCCTCTCGAAACGCTGATCGTTCGAAAACTGGGGGTGCCCTGGCAGCCCGAGCTTGCCATGGGTGCGATTGCCGAAGGCGGCTTCGAGGTGCTTGATCGCGAACTCATCCGCCGGCTCGGCATCTCACCCGCCGAAGTCGCCGAGGTGCGTGAAATGGAGCAGAGGGAACTCGAGCGGCGGCAGACTGCCTATCGCGGCGGGCGCGAGTTCCTGGATTGCCCATCCACCGCCATCCTCACCGACGACGGCATCGCAACGGGTTCAACCATGGAGGTCGCCATCGAAGCGCTCCGCGAGCGCGGGGCGGAGCGAATCGTACTGGCTGTACCGGTTTCCGCGCCGGATACGCTGTCGCGCCTTCGCCAGCGCGTCGAAGAAGTCACCTGCCTCCTCGAACCGGCGCCCTTCATCGCGATCGGAAGCTGGTACGCCGACTTCGCGCCGGTGTCCGATTCAACGGTACATCGTCATCTGGCCGCTGGCCACAAGATCGCGGCTGAATAG
- a CDS encoding class II aldolase/adducin family protein — translation MDIPEQIVAAARSLFVRGYAYGTSGNMSVRDGDRVWITPTNSSFGTVGPPEMAALDLSGAVDGAAKPSKEAHFHLAVYRARPSACAVVHLHSTYATAVASLRDLDSADALPIFTPYFAMRIPRLAVVDYFPPGDAALAPAVETAAADTPAILLRNHGPITAGATLAEAVALAEELEEQSKLYFLLGDRGQTLTAEQVAELRRRFR, via the coding sequence ATGGACATTCCTGAACAGATCGTCGCCGCGGCGCGATCCCTCTTCGTCCGCGGCTACGCTTATGGAACCTCCGGCAACATGAGCGTCCGCGACGGCGATCGCGTCTGGATCACGCCCACCAACTCGTCGTTCGGCACCGTTGGACCTCCCGAGATGGCCGCCCTCGATCTATCCGGCGCCGTGGACGGCGCCGCCAAGCCTAGTAAGGAGGCCCATTTCCACTTGGCGGTCTATCGTGCCCGCCCCTCCGCGTGCGCCGTGGTCCATCTGCACTCCACCTACGCGACCGCGGTAGCCTCGCTCCGCGACCTCGACAGCGCCGACGCGCTCCCCATCTTCACCCCCTATTTCGCCATGCGCATCCCGCGGCTCGCCGTTGTCGACTACTTCCCGCCCGGCGACGCCGCGCTGGCTCCCGCCGTCGAAACCGCCGCCGCGGATACACCCGCCATCCTTCTCCGCAACCACGGCCCCATTACCGCCGGCGCCACCCTGGCCGAAGCCGTCGCGCTTGCCGAGGAACTCGAGGAACAGTCGAAGCTCTACTTTCTCTTGGGGGATCGCGGGCAGACGCTCACCGCGGAGCAAGTGGCCGAATTGCGCCGCCGCTTCCGCTAA
- a CDS encoding Ldh family oxidoreductase, which yields MAEFARYSHDALLTFTASLFTSAGASSATAALMAESIVAAGLRGVDSHAFQLLPFYLAQCLDRRVDAAGEGKVASESGATLVYDGCNALGQIVSDRATSHAVRLAQEHGLGLVVAHDSNHFGAAAFWAERISRHGMIGIVLCNASSIVAPWQSRKPVWGTNPICVSVPGDPAANWLLDMATTTVAMGKIYRAAFEKKPNIPAGWAMDASGAPTTSTDAALKGGMLMPLGGYKGSGLAMMVEILCGVLSGGAIGTELGGLRVGERPFRVSQFFLAIDIVRFVPLDFFRARLGELIAMVKEGPAAPGCEDVLVAGDPEWRTEADRRKHGIPISAPLWTELAALAGRLGVVLPGALPPLS from the coding sequence ATGGCCGAATTCGCGCGCTATTCTCACGACGCGCTCCTGACGTTTACCGCGTCGTTGTTCACATCCGCCGGTGCGTCTTCCGCCACCGCCGCGCTCATGGCGGAGTCGATCGTCGCGGCTGGACTCCGCGGTGTGGATTCCCACGCGTTTCAGCTTCTGCCGTTCTACTTGGCCCAGTGCCTGGACCGACGCGTTGACGCCGCCGGTGAGGGGAAAGTGGCGAGCGAATCCGGAGCTACGCTGGTCTACGACGGCTGCAACGCGCTCGGTCAAATCGTTTCGGACCGCGCCACGTCCCATGCGGTGCGGCTGGCGCAAGAGCACGGCTTGGGTCTGGTGGTGGCCCACGATTCGAACCATTTCGGAGCCGCCGCGTTCTGGGCGGAGCGCATCTCCCGCCACGGCATGATCGGCATCGTGCTCTGCAATGCGTCGTCGATCGTCGCACCGTGGCAGAGCCGCAAGCCGGTGTGGGGTACGAACCCGATTTGCGTCTCGGTTCCAGGGGATCCGGCGGCGAATTGGCTGCTCGACATGGCAACCACTACCGTCGCCATGGGGAAGATATACCGGGCCGCTTTTGAAAAGAAGCCGAACATCCCGGCGGGGTGGGCGATGGACGCCTCCGGCGCGCCTACAACATCGACGGATGCCGCTCTCAAAGGCGGCATGTTGATGCCGCTCGGCGGGTACAAGGGTTCGGGCCTCGCGATGATGGTTGAGATTCTGTGCGGCGTGCTCTCGGGCGGAGCCATTGGTACCGAACTCGGCGGTCTGCGCGTTGGGGAGCGTCCGTTCCGCGTCAGCCAGTTCTTCCTCGCCATCGATATCGTTCGGTTCGTTCCTCTTGATTTCTTCCGCGCGCGGCTCGGCGAACTGATCGCCATGGTGAAAGAGGGGCCGGCGGCGCCCGGCTGCGAAGATGTGCTGGTCGCCGGCGATCCGGAGTGGCGCACGGAGGCCGACCGGCGCAAACATGGTATCCCGATCTCCGCGCCGCTGTGGACGGAACTCGCCGCGCTGGCGGGCCGGCTCGGGGTCGTGCTGCCCGGCGCACTCCCACCCCTGAGCTAA
- a CDS encoding substrate-binding domain-containing protein: MRSSNAALALIAIALAACGGARNKQVAVIPKATSHVFWLTVQAGAVAAGQEFGLDIVWNGPTQETDFTRQIQIVDSMIARRMDGIVLAAADRKALVAPVDRAMAAGIPVTVFDSGLDSDNYMSYVATDNVEAGRIAGRALGAILGGKGKAAVVMHVPGSVSTMDREQGFDEVMAKDFPGIQVVQKLYGMSDRSKAMAAAENILTAHPDLDAFFASTEPSTTGAILALKSRGLSGKVKLVGFDSNDAMLDALRDGTLTAMVIQDPFKIGYEAVRTIADKLAGKTPPKRQDLQGILVTKENVEKPEIIELIKPDLKKYLE; encoded by the coding sequence GTGCGCAGTAGCAATGCCGCGCTTGCCCTCATTGCGATCGCCCTCGCTGCATGCGGCGGCGCACGAAACAAACAGGTCGCCGTCATCCCCAAGGCCACGTCGCACGTTTTTTGGCTTACCGTGCAAGCGGGGGCGGTGGCGGCCGGCCAGGAGTTCGGCCTCGACATCGTCTGGAACGGACCCACGCAGGAGACCGACTTCACCCGGCAGATCCAGATCGTTGATTCCATGATCGCCCGGCGCATGGACGGCATCGTACTCGCAGCCGCCGACCGCAAGGCGCTCGTCGCGCCCGTCGACCGCGCCATGGCCGCCGGCATCCCGGTTACCGTCTTCGACTCCGGGCTCGACTCGGATAACTACATGAGCTATGTCGCCACCGACAACGTCGAAGCCGGCCGCATCGCCGGCCGCGCCCTTGGCGCTATTCTCGGCGGCAAGGGTAAAGCCGCCGTCGTGATGCACGTCCCCGGATCAGTCTCCACCATGGATCGCGAACAGGGCTTCGACGAAGTGATGGCGAAGGATTTCCCCGGTATCCAGGTGGTGCAGAAACTCTACGGCATGTCGGACCGGTCCAAGGCCATGGCCGCGGCCGAGAACATCCTTACCGCCCACCCCGACCTCGACGCCTTCTTCGCCTCCACCGAACCCTCCACCACCGGCGCTATCCTCGCCCTGAAGAGCCGTGGGCTCAGCGGCAAAGTCAAGCTCGTCGGCTTCGATTCGAACGACGCCATGCTAGACGCTCTCCGCGACGGTACACTCACCGCCATGGTGATTCAGGATCCATTCAAGATCGGATACGAGGCCGTGCGCACCATTGCCGACAAACTCGCCGGCAAGACACCGCCCAAGCGCCAGGATCTCCAGGGCATCCTCGTAACCAAGGAAAACGTCGAGAAACCGGAGATCATCGAGCTGATCAAGCCGGACCTCAAGAAGTACCTCGAGTAG